The Prevotella fusca JCM 17724 genome includes a window with the following:
- the gcvT gene encoding glycine cleavage system aminomethyltransferase GcvT has translation MTNKRTCLYDKHVALGALITPFAGYDMPIQYTGIIEEHNAVREHCGVFDVSHMGEVIVSGPEADKFINHIFTNDVTGLSAGKVLYGMLCYPDGGVVDDTCICKLDERLYLMTINASNIDKDVAWIEENATGFDVVIDNKSEAYGQLAIQGPEAEEKVENVLGLACKDLKFYEVKRLEKDGTEVIVSRTGYTGEDGFEVYGTPEYIVEAWGKLMEAGVKPCGLGCRDTLRFEVGMPLYGNELSDKITPVMAGLSMFVKFDKEEFLGKEALLRQKTEGVARRLRGIELDDNAIPRHGYKVLKDGKEVGEVTTGYRLISTEKSCAVALVDASIQMGDRLEIQIRKKTFPGTVVKKKFYEKHYKK, from the coding sequence ATGACAAATAAAAGAACTTGCCTATATGACAAACACGTCGCATTAGGCGCACTCATCACTCCGTTTGCTGGCTATGACATGCCAATCCAGTACACAGGAATCATCGAAGAGCATAATGCTGTACGAGAACATTGCGGAGTATTTGATGTTTCCCACATGGGCGAGGTGATTGTATCAGGTCCTGAAGCTGACAAATTCATTAATCATATCTTTACAAATGATGTCACTGGGCTTTCTGCCGGTAAAGTACTCTACGGAATGCTCTGCTATCCTGATGGTGGCGTTGTAGATGACACGTGCATCTGCAAACTCGATGAACGTCTCTACCTTATGACAATCAACGCTTCCAACATTGACAAGGACGTTGCATGGATTGAAGAGAACGCAACAGGTTTCGATGTTGTTATCGACAATAAAAGCGAGGCTTACGGGCAGTTGGCAATCCAGGGACCTGAAGCTGAAGAAAAGGTCGAGAACGTACTTGGACTTGCCTGCAAGGATTTGAAATTCTATGAGGTAAAACGCCTTGAGAAGGATGGCACCGAAGTAATTGTTTCCCGTACAGGATATACAGGTGAAGACGGCTTTGAAGTCTATGGTACACCTGAATATATCGTTGAAGCATGGGGCAAACTCATGGAAGCTGGTGTAAAGCCTTGCGGACTGGGCTGTCGTGACACCTTACGCTTTGAAGTAGGAATGCCCCTCTATGGCAATGAACTTTCTGATAAGATCACGCCTGTCATGGCAGGATTGTCCATGTTCGTGAAGTTTGATAAAGAGGAGTTTCTCGGCAAAGAGGCTCTCCTGCGCCAGAAGACGGAAGGCGTTGCACGTCGTCTCCGTGGTATTGAACTGGATGACAACGCTATCCCACGTCATGGATATAAGGTTCTGAAAGATGGGAAAGAGGTTGGCGAGGTTACCACTGGCTACCGTCTGATTTCAACTGAGAAGAGCTGTGCTGTGGCTTTAGTAGATGCTTCCATCCAGATGGGTGACAGACTTGAGATACAGATTCGCAAAAAGACATTCCCAGGCACTGTGGTAAAAAAGAAGTTCTACGAGAAACACTACAAGAAGTAA
- a CDS encoding glycoside hydrolase family 125 protein has translation MIKITYVTSTFIALMALQAQPANADNINEVSVCQLTCPADAVTFTSKRPKEADRLFRSEAVEKEIQNIVKKLTNKRLAWMFENCFPNTLDTTVHYGEEADGTPDTYVYTGDIPAMWLRDSGAQVWPYVQLAGKDKKLKKMLAGVINRQFKCINIDPYANAFNHYPDPNGRWMTDETDMKPELHERKFEIDSLCYPIRLAFEYWKVTGDTSVFSSEWIKAVENILKTFREQQKKDGRGTYKFLRVTDRALDTMNNAGWGAPVKPVGLIASAFRPSDDTTTLQFLVPSNFMAVSSLRKAAEILTKVNKNTALATQCANLANEVSDALQKYAVYEHPKYGKIYAYEVDGFGSYFLMDDANVPSLLAMPYLGDVSSDDPIYQNTRRYVWSVDNPYFHRGKAGEGIGGPHIGNDMIWPMSIMMRAFTSKDDQEIRQCIEMLMNTDAGTGFIHESFYKDDANKFTREWFAWQNTLFGELIIKLVNDGKLGLLNSIK, from the coding sequence ATGATAAAGATTACCTATGTCACATCAACATTCATTGCACTGATGGCATTACAGGCGCAACCTGCCAATGCAGATAATATCAATGAGGTATCAGTGTGCCAACTCACCTGCCCTGCGGATGCGGTGACATTCACATCTAAACGCCCGAAGGAAGCTGACCGCCTTTTCCGTTCTGAAGCAGTTGAGAAGGAAATACAGAACATCGTAAAGAAGTTGACTAACAAACGTCTGGCATGGATGTTTGAGAATTGCTTTCCAAATACACTCGACACCACCGTTCACTATGGTGAAGAAGCTGACGGAACACCTGACACTTACGTTTACACAGGTGACATTCCGGCCATGTGGCTCCGTGACTCGGGTGCGCAAGTCTGGCCTTACGTACAGTTGGCAGGCAAGGATAAGAAACTGAAGAAGATGCTGGCAGGTGTCATCAACCGGCAGTTTAAATGTATCAACATCGACCCATACGCTAATGCATTTAATCATTATCCAGATCCAAATGGCCGCTGGATGACTGATGAAACGGATATGAAGCCAGAGTTGCACGAGCGTAAATTTGAAATTGACTCACTCTGCTACCCTATCCGCCTTGCTTTTGAATATTGGAAGGTGACAGGCGACACAAGTGTCTTTAGTTCAGAATGGATTAAAGCAGTAGAGAATATCCTCAAGACTTTCCGTGAGCAGCAGAAGAAAGATGGTAGAGGAACCTACAAGTTCCTGCGTGTTACAGACCGTGCACTTGACACAATGAACAATGCAGGATGGGGAGCACCTGTCAAGCCAGTAGGATTGATTGCCTCTGCCTTCCGTCCTTCAGACGATACAACAACATTACAGTTCCTCGTACCATCAAACTTTATGGCAGTATCTTCTCTACGCAAAGCAGCGGAGATATTGACCAAAGTAAATAAAAATACTGCACTTGCCACACAATGTGCCAACCTTGCCAATGAGGTCAGCGATGCCTTGCAGAAGTATGCAGTATATGAACATCCTAAATACGGTAAAATATATGCTTACGAAGTAGATGGCTTTGGCAGCTACTTCCTGATGGATGATGCCAACGTACCAAGTCTGTTGGCAATGCCTTATCTTGGTGATGTAAGCTCTGACGACCCAATCTATCAGAACACCCGCCGTTATGTATGGAGTGTGGATAATCCTTATTTCCACCGTGGCAAGGCTGGTGAGGGAATTGGTGGTCCACACATTGGTAATGATATGATATGGCCTATGTCCATCATGATGCGAGCTTTCACCTCAAAAGATGATCAGGAAATCCGCCAGTGTATTGAAATGCTGATGAACACCGACGCTGGAACTGGTTTCATACACGAAAGTTTCTATAAGGACGATGCTAACAAGTTCACACGTGAGTGGTTTGCATGGCAAAATACGCTCTTCGGCGAACTCATTATCAAACTGGTAAACGATGGCAAACTTGGACTGCTCAACAGTATAAAATAA
- a CDS encoding IS4 family transposase, with the protein MNVGRYVFSQVVKYIPRYQFDKCVKKYRGDWHVKDLTCYNQLLHLLFGQLTSCDSLRDICLCLGAHKDILYHLGFGNTVNQSSLSRANDNRDYRIYEEFGIYMINLVRPLYTRTSIPDVTIDNVLYSLDSTTISTSVKLATWALGRYNKGAVKMHTLLDLRGSIPANIHITDGRWHDSNELELTAPEPLAFYMMDKAYVDFDEFFRFHLAGAYWVTRPKDNMKYEIIGHRKDFSREDGIRGDFTIRLTQPKTHALYPEPFRAVCHYDEETCEEIVFITNNFEISAVEVSVLYRHRWDIEVFFKWIKQNIVVKTLWGYSENAVRIHLWVAVIAYLLVARIKADNKSPYTITEVATLIRVSALEKTHLRDLITKPRTSVIYNQYVKELPLFDNM; encoded by the coding sequence ATGAACGTCGGTCGATATGTGTTTTCACAAGTTGTGAAGTACATACCTCGTTATCAGTTCGACAAGTGCGTGAAGAAGTACCGTGGCGACTGGCATGTCAAGGATTTGACTTGTTACAACCAGCTTCTGCACCTTTTGTTTGGACAGCTGACGAGTTGTGATTCTCTACGGGACATCTGCCTGTGTCTTGGTGCCCACAAGGACATCCTCTACCATCTTGGATTTGGCAACACGGTCAACCAGTCATCACTTTCCCGAGCTAACGACAATCGGGATTACCGCATCTATGAGGAGTTTGGCATCTATATGATAAATCTGGTAAGACCTTTATACACAAGGACCTCGATACCAGATGTCACTATAGACAACGTACTTTACTCCCTCGATTCCACGACCATCTCCACAAGTGTCAAACTTGCGACATGGGCTTTAGGAAGATACAACAAGGGGGCGGTGAAGATGCACACTCTGCTTGACTTGCGCGGGAGCATTCCAGCAAACATCCACATCACGGATGGCAGATGGCATGACAGCAACGAACTTGAACTGACTGCGCCGGAGCCTCTTGCCTTCTATATGATGGACAAGGCCTATGTTGACTTCGATGAGTTCTTTCGCTTCCATTTGGCTGGAGCCTATTGGGTTACCAGACCGAAGGACAACATGAAATACGAGATTATTGGTCATAGAAAAGACTTCTCCCGAGAGGATGGTATTCGAGGCGACTTTACCATTCGCTTGACTCAGCCAAAGACTCATGCACTTTACCCTGAGCCTTTCAGGGCAGTCTGCCACTATGATGAGGAGACGTGTGAAGAAATAGTGTTCATCACTAACAACTTCGAGATCAGCGCAGTGGAAGTGTCCGTCCTGTATAGGCACAGATGGGACATAGAGGTGTTCTTCAAGTGGATAAAGCAGAACATTGTCGTGAAGACCTTGTGGGGGTATTCCGAGAATGCAGTCCGAATCCATCTCTGGGTTGCAGTCATCGCCTATCTGCTTGTTGCAAGAATAAAGGCGGACAACAAAAGCCCATACACCATTACGGAAGTGGCAACGCTGATAAGAGTTTCTGCTTTGGAGAAAACTCACCTCAGAGATTTAATCACTAAGCCGAGAACCTCTGTCATTTACAATCAATATGTCAAAGAACTACCTCTATTTGATAATATGTAA
- a CDS encoding DegT/DnrJ/EryC1/StrS family aminotransferase: MIKYLSLQSITALHDTEISTAVERVIRSGWYLQGQQNRLFEENYAQYIGTKHCITCGNGLDALCLILRAYRELGLLKEGDEVIVPANTYIATILSITENQLTPVLVEPDINTLEIDEQQIEQAITPRTRAVMLVHLYGRCAYTSLISNICQRYNLLLLEDNAQAHGCQYGEKRTGSLGNAAAHSFYPGKNLGALGDAGAVTTDDEQLTQTIQSLANYGSARKYEFTFKGINSRMDEIQAAVLNVKLQYLNEENQRRKMIAKAYHEDINNPQITLTKDNDRDNVHHIFPIFCPSRNRLQQYLKDSGIETMIHYPIPPYQQQAYKEWNERHYPITEFIHQQELSLPCNPTMTDEEVQFIIDQINKYQ, encoded by the coding sequence ATGATAAAATACCTCTCACTTCAAAGCATAACAGCCTTGCACGACACCGAAATATCAACAGCTGTTGAGCGTGTCATACGCTCAGGATGGTACCTGCAGGGACAACAGAACAGGTTGTTTGAGGAGAATTATGCGCAATACATCGGCACAAAGCACTGCATAACTTGCGGTAACGGACTTGATGCACTCTGCCTTATTCTCCGTGCCTATAGGGAGTTAGGGCTTCTCAAAGAGGGAGATGAGGTCATCGTTCCTGCCAATACCTATATAGCAACTATTCTTTCCATCACTGAAAACCAGCTAACGCCCGTGCTTGTTGAACCTGACATCAATACGTTAGAGATTGATGAACAACAGATTGAACAGGCTATCACGCCTCGCACACGTGCTGTTATGCTTGTACACCTTTATGGACGATGTGCCTATACGTCCTTGATTAGCAACATTTGCCAGCGTTATAACCTCCTGTTACTGGAAGATAATGCACAGGCACATGGCTGTCAATATGGCGAGAAACGCACAGGAAGCCTTGGAAATGCTGCAGCTCACAGCTTCTACCCTGGTAAGAATCTCGGCGCCTTAGGTGATGCTGGAGCTGTAACAACTGATGACGAACAACTGACACAGACTATCCAAAGCCTTGCCAACTATGGTTCAGCACGCAAGTATGAGTTTACATTCAAGGGAATAAACAGCCGTATGGATGAGATTCAGGCTGCTGTATTGAATGTAAAACTGCAATATCTGAATGAAGAAAACCAACGCAGGAAGATGATTGCCAAGGCTTATCATGAGGATATCAACAACCCGCAGATAACACTGACAAAAGACAATGACAGGGATAATGTTCATCATATCTTCCCCATTTTCTGCCCATCACGCAACCGTTTGCAGCAATACCTAAAAGACAGTGGCATAGAAACAATGATTCACTACCCTATTCCTCCATACCAGCAGCAGGCTTACAAGGAGTGGAACGAACGGCATTATCCTATCACAGAATTCATCCATCAACAGGAACTATCCCTGCCCTGCAACCCAACAATGACCGACGAAGAAGTTCAGTTCATCATAGACCAAATCAATAAATATCAATAA
- a CDS encoding GNAT family N-acetyltransferase: MFEVRKYTQNLATEWDQFVEHSKQGTFLFIRSYMDYHADRFQDCSLMVYRKGRLYALLPANRVDKVLYSHQGLTYGGLITNKQATAAEICDVFIKINEYLYQSGIQRVIYKPTPWIYHSYPAEEDLYAIINVCHTQLVNRDISSSIPFVWRMKFAESRKSGIRKASRAGVTVKESKDLAAFWEILNNNLAHKYATRPVHSLEELELLHSRFPKSIRLFMAYNDKGVSIGGTLVYEMPQVVHTQYISASEEGKSVGALDLLFDYVINEVYANHQGFFDFGKSTEEEGRVLNAPLIFQKEGFGGRGVCYDCYEWET; encoded by the coding sequence ATGTTTGAAGTAAGAAAATATACACAAAATCTGGCAACTGAGTGGGATCAGTTTGTTGAGCATTCAAAGCAGGGAACGTTTCTTTTCATCCGTTCCTACATGGATTATCATGCCGACCGGTTTCAAGACTGTTCGCTGATGGTCTACCGCAAAGGACGACTTTACGCCCTCCTGCCAGCTAATCGTGTAGACAAAGTACTTTACTCTCATCAAGGACTGACCTACGGTGGACTTATAACCAATAAACAAGCAACAGCAGCAGAAATATGTGATGTATTCATTAAGATTAATGAATATCTTTATCAATCAGGAATACAGCGAGTTATATACAAGCCTACACCGTGGATTTATCACAGCTATCCAGCAGAAGAAGACCTCTATGCCATCATCAATGTGTGCCATACACAACTGGTAAACCGTGACATTTCAAGCAGTATACCTTTTGTCTGGCGAATGAAGTTCGCAGAGAGTCGAAAGAGTGGAATCAGAAAAGCCTCTCGTGCTGGTGTGACTGTTAAGGAGAGTAAAGACCTTGCTGCTTTTTGGGAAATCCTTAATAACAACCTTGCCCATAAGTATGCAACTCGCCCTGTACACTCCCTTGAAGAATTAGAATTACTCCACAGTCGTTTCCCCAAGTCCATCCGACTTTTCATGGCATATAACGACAAAGGTGTTTCCATTGGTGGCACACTGGTTTATGAGATGCCACAAGTTGTTCACACACAGTACATATCAGCCTCAGAAGAAGGAAAATCTGTTGGTGCATTAGACCTTCTCTTTGATTATGTTATCAATGAAGTTTATGCAAATCACCAAGGCTTCTTCGACTTTGGCAAGAGTACAGAAGAGGAAGGAAGAGTGCTTAATGCTCCACTTATCTTTCAGAAAGAAGGCTTTGGAGGACGCGGAGTCTGCTACGACTGCTATGAATGGGAGACCTAG
- a CDS encoding FMN-binding protein → MKHLQQIFILIACILVVTAAAVQRDGKLWGNRVFSNTENEAKLPADTVRTLDDGTVVVNTTYLAKGVKGYGGPLPLEIYLKDGKIQQVKTLRNSETPDFLLEASRLLDHWNGKTPEQALAMKVDGVTGATYTSQAIINNMKAGLRYAVKNVKDSSIFDKMDFRAKTIIGLIVVLMAAVIPLFVKNRRYRVFQLLMNFVVLGLWGGTFISLSVIISFMSGGINVWVSLIPIVMLITAFVYPVFGKKKYYCTHVCPLGSVQELVGMTNHNKWNMSNRTVRILEHFRKILFWILMVLMLAGVWSEWMDYELFVAFVFQSAAWVVVLIAVVFLLLSFFVPRPYCRFVCPTGSLLKLSATDVKNWV, encoded by the coding sequence ATGAAGCATTTACAGCAAATATTTATTCTTATTGCCTGCATATTGGTTGTGACAGCGGCAGCGGTACAGCGTGATGGTAAGTTATGGGGCAATCGTGTATTCAGTAATACGGAAAATGAAGCGAAGCTCCCGGCGGATACAGTTCGTACATTGGATGATGGGACGGTTGTTGTCAACACTACTTATTTGGCAAAGGGAGTAAAAGGCTATGGTGGTCCTCTTCCATTAGAGATTTATCTGAAGGATGGTAAGATACAGCAGGTTAAGACTTTGCGCAATTCGGAGACGCCTGATTTCCTTCTGGAGGCGAGTAGGTTGCTGGACCATTGGAACGGCAAGACACCTGAGCAGGCTCTGGCAATGAAAGTAGATGGCGTGACAGGAGCAACATACACTTCGCAGGCTATTATCAATAACATGAAAGCTGGTCTTCGATATGCTGTCAAGAATGTAAAGGATTCATCAATCTTCGATAAGATGGATTTCCGTGCGAAGACTATCATTGGTTTGATAGTTGTCCTTATGGCAGCTGTTATTCCGTTGTTTGTCAAGAACAGACGTTATCGGGTATTCCAGCTGTTAATGAATTTTGTCGTTTTGGGGCTTTGGGGAGGTACGTTTATATCCTTGTCGGTCATCATCAGTTTCATGTCAGGCGGCATCAATGTCTGGGTGTCATTGATTCCGATAGTGATGCTCATTACTGCATTTGTTTATCCAGTCTTTGGCAAGAAGAAGTACTATTGCACCCATGTCTGTCCTTTGGGCTCCGTACAAGAACTGGTGGGAATGACAAATCATAACAAATGGAATATGAGCAATCGAACTGTGCGGATTCTGGAACATTTCCGCAAGATTCTATTCTGGATTCTTATGGTTCTGATGCTTGCCGGTGTATGGTCGGAGTGGATGGACTATGAGCTCTTTGTTGCTTTTGTCTTCCAGTCAGCAGCCTGGGTGGTTGTTCTGATAGCTGTGGTATTCCTCTTGCTGTCATTTTTTGTGCCACGTCCTTATTGCCGCTTCGTCTGTCCAACAGGAAGTTTATTAAAGCTGTCTGCTACTGATGTGAAAAATTGGGTGTAA